A single window of Kitasatospora sp. HUAS MG31 DNA harbors:
- the rsrA gene encoding mycothiol system anti-sigma-R factor gives MSCGDPHDTECGEVLDHLYEFLDNEMAEGDCAKLRVHFEECSPCLEKYGLEQAIKALIKRSCGCDDTPADLRTKVLARIDSIRAGQRTGEPVTAEVSVEGSAGHGAATAAATTE, from the coding sequence ATGAGCTGCGGCGATCCGCACGACACCGAGTGTGGCGAGGTGCTCGACCACCTCTACGAATTCCTCGACAACGAGATGGCCGAGGGCGACTGCGCCAAGCTTCGGGTGCACTTCGAGGAGTGCTCCCCCTGCCTGGAGAAGTACGGCCTCGAACAGGCGATCAAGGCGTTGATCAAGCGCTCCTGCGGGTGTGACGACACCCCGGCGGACCTGCGGACCAAGGTGCTCGCCCGGATCGACTCGATCAGGGCCGGCCAGCGCACCGGTGAGCCGGTGACCGCCGAGGTCTCGGTCGAGGGCTCGGCCGGCCACGGCGCGGCGACGGCGGCGGCCACCACCGAGTAG
- a CDS encoding HD-GYP domain-containing protein, with translation MGYVAVVLIAAACCLVPLPVPARAGRLGGEVDWPRAALLALLHLCLESLAQGLPTPCTRLWRRLLRRPASAVEPPAPGGGGFFPVLFAGVLMLPPSAAALVAVPAALVGQTAAPRALRKAWNAAQLALAAFAAAAAFRLLGGPEELLGARFPTAALGTLAAVLVFCLVNGVLVDGMRLLARNPADRPPADGRLRGLGGATLPALLHGAGGLMVAVLWQGPYGAFAAVLVLLPLTISAWVAAQGHREHTAHRATVQALVQAVEIKDAYTRGHSERVGRASVLIARQLGMAEDRTRTLHFAGTLHDVGKLAVATELLRRNGPLTEAERRAVEVHPVFGHELTRDLAFLGEARDGILHHHERLDGRGYPAGLAGDRIPEFARIISVADAFDSMTSTRSYRRGRPVEEAVAELERCAGTQFDPVMVGALVAAVAEHGWQPEPPPPGGWDGEVPDIPLGVPEPSRRVPTTRGRGVSTGGSP, from the coding sequence GTGGGATACGTCGCCGTGGTGCTGATCGCCGCGGCCTGCTGCCTGGTCCCGCTCCCGGTGCCCGCCCGGGCCGGACGGCTCGGCGGGGAGGTGGACTGGCCGCGCGCGGCGCTGCTCGCCCTGCTCCACCTCTGCCTGGAATCCCTCGCCCAGGGACTCCCCACCCCCTGCACCCGGCTCTGGCGACGCCTGCTGCGCCGTCCGGCTTCCGCCGTCGAGCCGCCCGCCCCCGGGGGCGGCGGCTTCTTCCCGGTGCTGTTCGCCGGGGTGCTGATGCTGCCCCCGTCCGCGGCCGCCCTGGTCGCGGTGCCCGCCGCCCTGGTCGGGCAGACGGCCGCGCCGCGCGCCCTGCGCAAGGCGTGGAACGCGGCCCAGCTCGCCCTCGCCGCCTTCGCCGCGGCCGCCGCCTTCCGCCTGCTCGGCGGCCCGGAGGAACTGCTCGGCGCCCGCTTCCCCACCGCGGCCCTCGGCACGCTCGCCGCCGTCCTGGTGTTCTGCCTGGTCAACGGCGTGCTGGTGGACGGGATGCGGCTGCTCGCCCGGAACCCCGCCGACCGCCCCCCGGCCGACGGCCGGCTGCGCGGCCTCGGCGGCGCTACCCTGCCCGCCCTGCTGCACGGCGCCGGCGGCCTGATGGTCGCGGTGCTCTGGCAGGGCCCGTACGGCGCCTTCGCGGCGGTGCTCGTCCTGCTGCCGCTGACCATCTCGGCCTGGGTCGCCGCCCAGGGCCACCGCGAGCACACCGCCCACCGGGCCACCGTCCAGGCCCTGGTGCAGGCGGTGGAGATCAAGGACGCCTACACCCGCGGTCACAGCGAACGGGTCGGCCGCGCCTCGGTGCTGATCGCCCGCCAGCTGGGCATGGCCGAGGACCGCACCCGCACCCTGCACTTCGCCGGCACCCTGCACGACGTCGGCAAGCTCGCCGTGGCCACCGAGCTGCTGCGCCGCAACGGCCCGCTCACCGAGGCCGAGCGGCGGGCCGTCGAGGTGCACCCGGTCTTCGGCCACGAACTGACCCGCGACCTGGCCTTCCTCGGTGAGGCCCGGGACGGCATCCTGCACCACCACGAGCGCCTCGACGGCCGCGGCTACCCCGCCGGCCTGGCCGGGGACCGGATCCCCGAGTTCGCCCGGATCATCTCGGTGGCCGACGCCTTCGACTCGATGACCTCCACCCGCTCCTACCGGCGCGGACGCCCGGTCGAGGAGGCCGTCGCCGAGCTGGAGCGCTGCGCCGGCACCCAGTTCGACCCGGTGATGGTGGGGGCGCTGGTCGCCGCCGTCGCCGAGCACGGCTGGCAGCCCGAGCCGCCGCCGCCCGGCGGCTGGGACGGCGAGGTGCCCGACATCCCCCTCGGGGTCCCCGAGCCCTCCCGCCGGGTGCCCACCACCCGCGGCCGGGGCGTCTCCACCGGCGGCTCCCCGTGA